From the Oncorhynchus nerka isolate Pitt River linkage group LG28, Oner_Uvic_2.0, whole genome shotgun sequence genome, one window contains:
- the LOC115123152 gene encoding Iroquois homeobox protein 5a-like: MAYPQGYLYQPSPSLALYSCPAYSTSVISGPRTEELGRSSSGSAFAPYAGTTAFTSASPGYNSHLPYSAEAGAAATFASYVSSPYDHTTGMAGSIGYHPYAAPLGSYPYGDPAYRKNATRDATATLKAWLNEHRKNPYPTKGEKIMLAIITKMTLTQVSTWFANARRRLKKENKMTWTPRNRSEDEEEDENIDLEKNDDDEPSKPKDKGDSTDTESDHKLLNPGDIVCDRFKEENHGKETDPLLSDSELKDQGDRTELLSESAKPTTSSPSAMPRGGTELVAQDKPSEMGHAPGTVNSNVTSVIHSSPSAPKPKLWSLAEIATSSDRCKSSSDGPQGHGMGHSTVITTNAASPSRSSPQCPLPNSTVLSRPIYYTSPFYPGYTNYGSFGHLHSHSNHGSGTGSTAHFNGLNQTVLNRAEALVRESQKGRGQTQVDLCKDSPYELKKGMSNI, encoded by the exons ATGGCGTATCCTCAGGGCTACTTGTACCAGCCATCCCCTTCTTTGGCGCTGTATTCATGCCCGGCGTACAGCACCAGCGTTATATCGGGACCCAGGACCGAAGAACTTGGTAGATCTTCATCTGGCTCAGCTTTTGCTCCCTATGCCGGAACTACCGCGTTCACCAGCGCTTCGCCCGGGTACAACTCCCATCTCCCGTACAGTGCGGAGGCAGGAGCGGCCGCGACATTCGCTTCATACGTG AGTTCTCCCTATGACCACACGACAGGCATGGCTGGGTCTATAGGATATCACCCCTACGCTGCTCCCCTGGGTTCATACCCCTACGGTGACCCGGCATACCGAAAAAACGCGACCCGGGATGCTACCGCCACTCTTAAAGCCTGGTTGAACGAGCACCGTAAGAACCCCTACCCCACCAAGGGCGAGAAAATCATGCTGGCCATCATCACCAAAATGACCCTCACCCAAGTTTCCACCTGGTTCGCCAACGCCAGGAGGAGGCTAAAGAAGGAGAACAAGATGACCTGGACTCCCCGAAACCGGAGCGAGGACGAGGAGGAAGACGAGAACATCGATCTGGAAAAGAATGACGACGACGAGCCTAGCAAGCCGAAAGACAAGGGAGACTCGACAGACACAGAGTCAG ATCATAAATTGCTGAACCCGGGGGACATAGTGTGcgacagatttaaagaggagaaTCATGGCAAAGAAACGGATCCCCTTCTGAGCGACTCGGAATTAAAAGACCAAGGGGATCGGACAGAGTTACTGTCCGAGTCTGCTAAACCCACCACCTCGTCTCCATCCGCCATGCCTCGGGGAGGAACGGAGCTCGTTGCGCAAGACAAGCCGTCAGAAATGGGCCATGCGCCGGGCACGGTAAACAGCAACGTGACGTCTGTCATTCACTCCTCCCCATCGGCCCCTAAACCCAAACTCTGGTCCCTGGCTGAGATCGCAACGTCTTCAGACAGGTGTAAGAGCAGCAGCGACGGGCCGCAGGGCCATGGGATGGGTCACAGCACAGTGATCACCACCAATGCAGCGTCACCATCACGGTCCTCCCCACAGTGCCCTCTCCCAAACAGCACAGTCCTATCCAGGCCTATCTACTACACGTCCCCTTTTTACCCGGGCTACACGAACTATGGCAGCTTTGGACATCTTCACAGTCACAGCAATCACGGCTCAGGCACGGGCTCCACGGCACATTTCAATGGATTAAACCAGACTGTGTTAAATAGAGCAGAAGCTTTGGTAAGAGAAAGCCAGAAAGGCAGAGGCCAAACGCAGGTAGATCTTTGTAAAGACTCCCCTTATGAACTAAAGAAAGGTATGTCAAACATTTAA